The following are from one region of the Sandaracinus amylolyticus genome:
- a CDS encoding DUF4406 domain-containing protein codes for MWIMVSGPYTSGARTDADRQRNLDVMNEAAIEVFRRGHVPIIGVNMALPMIAVAGAERFDELMMPVSLALTERCDAVLRVGGPSKGADDEVERFRARGALVFTRIEDVPVLARDA; via the coding sequence ATGTGGATCATGGTCTCGGGGCCCTACACGTCCGGCGCGCGCACCGACGCGGACCGGCAGCGCAACCTCGACGTGATGAACGAGGCGGCGATCGAGGTCTTCCGGCGCGGTCACGTGCCGATCATCGGCGTGAACATGGCGCTGCCGATGATCGCGGTGGCGGGTGCGGAGCGGTTCGACGAGCTGATGATGCCGGTCTCGCTCGCGCTCACCGAGCGCTGCGACGCGGTGCTGCGCGTCGGTGGTCCGTCGAAGGGCGCGGACGACGAGGTCGAGCGGTTCCGCGCGCGCGGCGCGCTCGTCTTCACGCGCATCGAGGACGTGCCGGTGCTCGCGCGCGACGCGTGA
- a CDS encoding phosphatase PAP2 family protein, with translation MKLRPTDLRLLLVMLATVSSLWVFAWVADEVGEGDTQVFDDAVLRLVREPDAPREVAGSTTLAEIARDVTALGSITVLTLVTTAVVGFLALSRLHRALVLVLVAALGGTAWTFLLKELFARERPRLVADAIVSTTSFPSGHSALSAVVYLTLAALLARLVERRRLRAYIVGVAALLTVLVGLSRIALGVHFPSDVLAGWTLGLAWALFCWTAMTVLQRRGTVETVEEAHEQAHEAPG, from the coding sequence ATGAAGCTGCGACCGACCGATCTGCGCTTGCTCCTCGTGATGCTCGCGACCGTCTCGTCGCTCTGGGTCTTCGCGTGGGTCGCGGACGAGGTCGGCGAGGGGGACACGCAGGTCTTCGACGACGCGGTGCTGCGCCTGGTGCGCGAGCCCGACGCGCCGCGCGAGGTCGCGGGCTCGACGACGCTCGCGGAGATCGCGCGCGACGTGACGGCGCTGGGATCGATCACCGTGCTGACGCTGGTCACCACCGCGGTGGTCGGCTTCCTCGCGCTCTCGCGGCTGCATCGCGCGCTCGTGCTGGTGCTCGTGGCGGCGCTCGGGGGCACCGCGTGGACCTTCTTGCTGAAGGAGCTCTTCGCGCGCGAGCGACCGCGGCTGGTCGCGGATGCGATCGTGAGCACGACGAGCTTTCCGAGCGGGCACTCGGCGCTCTCGGCGGTCGTGTACCTCACGCTCGCCGCGCTGCTCGCGCGGCTCGTCGAGCGACGCCGGCTGCGCGCGTACATCGTCGGGGTCGCGGCGCTCCTCACGGTGCTCGTGGGGCTCAGCCGGATCGCGCTCGGGGTGCACTTCCCGAGCGACGTGCTCGCGGGATGGACGCTCGGGCTCGCGTGGGCGCTCTTCTGCTGGACCGCGATGACGGTGCTCCAGCGTCGCGGCACGGTGGAGACCGTCGAAGAGGCCCACGAGCAAGCGCACGAAGCGCCGGGGTGA
- a CDS encoding thiolase family protein — MSKREVFIVAAARTPIGSFQGALAEVPAVRLGATAISGALARSGLGADDVQETYMGNVLTAGEGQAPARQAARFAGIPDRVPATTVGKVCGSGLQAVILGTKSILLGDADVVVAGGMESMSQAPYLLPQARGGYRMGNGQIVDSMVHDGLWDPYKNFHMGVAGELCVKEHGFTRKEQDDFALQSYQRALSAMEKGEFAAEIAEVRIEGKKGDAVVVKEDEEPRRAKLDKMGSLKPAFDPKEGTITAANASKINDGASAVILASGETVKKKGLTPIARIVGYGAHAQAPEWFTTAPVGAIENALARTGLSVGDVDLFEVNEAFAVVAMVTAKKAGIDPAKMNVRGGAVALGHPIGASGARVLTTLVHAMKDRSAKRGLATLCIGGGEAVAVIVERV; from the coding sequence ATGTCGAAGCGTGAGGTCTTCATCGTCGCCGCCGCTCGCACGCCGATCGGCTCGTTCCAGGGCGCGCTCGCCGAGGTCCCGGCGGTGCGTCTCGGGGCGACCGCGATCAGCGGAGCGCTGGCGCGCTCGGGCCTCGGCGCCGACGACGTGCAGGAGACGTACATGGGCAACGTGCTCACGGCGGGCGAGGGCCAGGCCCCGGCGCGTCAGGCCGCACGCTTCGCGGGCATCCCCGATCGCGTGCCGGCCACCACCGTCGGCAAGGTCTGCGGCTCGGGCCTCCAGGCCGTGATCCTCGGCACCAAATCGATCCTCCTCGGCGACGCCGACGTGGTCGTCGCGGGCGGCATGGAGTCGATGAGCCAGGCGCCGTACCTGCTGCCCCAGGCGCGCGGCGGGTACCGCATGGGCAACGGGCAGATCGTGGACTCCATGGTCCACGACGGCCTGTGGGACCCGTACAAGAACTTCCACATGGGCGTCGCGGGCGAGCTCTGCGTGAAGGAGCACGGCTTCACGCGGAAGGAGCAGGACGACTTCGCGCTCCAGTCGTACCAGCGCGCGCTCTCCGCGATGGAGAAGGGCGAGTTCGCCGCCGAGATCGCCGAGGTGCGCATCGAGGGCAAGAAGGGTGACGCCGTCGTCGTGAAGGAAGACGAGGAGCCGCGCCGCGCGAAGCTCGACAAGATGGGCTCGCTCAAGCCCGCCTTCGATCCCAAGGAGGGCACGATCACTGCGGCCAACGCGTCGAAGATCAACGACGGCGCCTCGGCGGTGATCCTCGCGAGCGGCGAGACCGTGAAGAAGAAGGGCCTCACGCCGATCGCGCGCATCGTCGGCTACGGTGCGCACGCGCAGGCGCCCGAGTGGTTCACGACGGCGCCGGTCGGCGCGATCGAGAACGCGCTCGCGCGCACCGGGCTCTCGGTCGGCGACGTCGATCTCTTCGAGGTCAACGAGGCGTTCGCCGTGGTCGCGATGGTGACCGCGAAGAAGGCGGGCATCGATCCCGCGAAGATGAACGTGCGCGGCGGCGCGGTGGCGCTCGGTCATCCGATCGGCGCGAGCGGCGCGCGCGTGCTGACGACGCTCGTGCACGCGATGAAGGATCGCAGCGCGAAGCGCGGCCTCGCGACGCTGTGCATCGGCGGCGGCGAAGCAGTCGCGGTCATCGTCGAGCGCGTGTGA
- a CDS encoding IS110 family transposase has protein sequence MTEIGALDRVSLLERYPEAWLVHRPRMDKQGHEARLRGSRGREHELERHMRFVGIDIGSEKHVVAIVDEAGKALRKPTPFSEDASGYERLRSMLGEPADAFIAMEATGHYWQNLFAFLHAAGFQVALLNPTRTSRFAAEDLRRAKTDALDALGIARFAQQKRPAATPMPDEATLELRELIRLRDRLVQDLGDRTRQLHRALDLCFPEFTEHVRDVASAKATTLLIASPTAEAFRAADPNALAELKYDGRHVIGVELAQALCAAAKTSVGRHQGTAYELQIRYACEDIATLRARIKKLDDDIGQSLERHEVGKLLTTIDGVGDNTAARMIASIDFDAFKSAAALAAYVGVAPIVSHSGKRQPLRGPACTMGDADLRAKLWMPTLRAVTHNPWLKAFYGRLVAAGKPKKLAIIAAMRKLLGAMISVARTRTPFVPRLAAA, from the coding sequence GTGACTGAGATTGGCGCCCTCGACCGAGTTTCTTTGCTCGAACGGTATCCAGAGGCGTGGCTCGTCCACCGTCCTCGCATGGACAAGCAAGGGCACGAAGCTCGGCTCCGAGGCTCCCGGGGACGCGAACACGAGCTCGAGAGGCACATGAGATTCGTCGGGATCGACATCGGTTCGGAGAAGCACGTCGTCGCGATCGTGGACGAGGCGGGCAAGGCACTGCGGAAGCCGACGCCGTTCTCCGAAGACGCGTCGGGCTACGAACGACTGCGCTCGATGCTCGGTGAGCCCGCCGACGCGTTCATCGCGATGGAGGCGACGGGGCACTATTGGCAGAACCTCTTCGCGTTCCTGCATGCAGCAGGGTTTCAGGTCGCGCTGTTGAACCCGACGCGCACGTCGCGGTTTGCAGCCGAGGATCTGCGGCGCGCGAAGACCGACGCGCTCGACGCTCTGGGCATCGCACGCTTCGCGCAGCAGAAGAGACCTGCGGCGACCCCGATGCCCGATGAGGCCACGCTCGAGCTGCGTGAGCTGATCCGGCTTCGCGACCGCCTCGTGCAGGACCTCGGCGACCGCACGCGGCAACTGCACCGCGCGCTCGACCTCTGTTTTCCGGAGTTCACCGAGCACGTGCGCGACGTGGCTTCGGCCAAAGCGACCACGCTGCTCATCGCGAGTCCGACCGCCGAGGCCTTCCGTGCTGCCGACCCGAACGCGCTGGCGGAGCTGAAGTACGACGGCCGCCACGTCATCGGTGTCGAGCTCGCGCAAGCGCTCTGCGCGGCTGCGAAGACCTCCGTGGGCCGCCACCAGGGCACGGCGTACGAGCTTCAGATCCGCTACGCGTGCGAGGACATCGCGACGCTCCGAGCGCGGATCAAGAAGCTCGACGACGACATCGGCCAGAGCCTCGAGCGCCACGAGGTCGGCAAGCTGCTGACCACCATCGACGGCGTCGGCGACAACACCGCGGCGCGGATGATCGCCTCGATCGACTTCGACGCGTTCAAGAGCGCGGCCGCGCTCGCGGCGTACGTCGGCGTCGCCCCGATCGTGAGCCACTCAGGCAAGCGCCAGCCACTGCGAGGCCCCGCCTGCACGATGGGCGACGCCGACCTGCGCGCGAAGCTCTGGATGCCGACGCTGCGAGCGGTGACCCACAACCCGTGGCTCAAGGCGTTCTACGGGCGCCTGGTCGCGGCCGGAAAGCCGAAGAAGCTCGCGATCATCGCTGCGATGCGCAAGCTCCTCGGCGCGATGATCAGCGTCGCGCGCACCCGCACGCCCTTCGTGCCGAGGCTCGCGGCGGCCTGA